The genome window ACTTTCTATAGAGAATTTACAGAATAAGATAGGGGAGAATCATAGTGCGGTGCGTATTATGCCAAATATCGCAGCACAATTTGGGGCTTCGGCTACCTGTATTGCTTTTCATGAAAAAAACAAAGAAAAAGCACAGCCAACAGTAACTCTTTTTCAGGGATTAGGAACAGCTCCTATCATTGACGAAAAACTGATGGATGCAGCAACCGTTCTAGCAGCAAGCGGAACAGCATTTGCTTTGCGTTACATACGTGCTTCTATGCAGGCGGGAATTGAAATTGGATTTGACTGGAAGACTGCCTTGGAGATATCGGCACAGACTGTTAAAGGTGCTGCCGAAATGCTGCTGGAGGAAAAAGGACATCCAGAACAATTGATTGACCGCGTTACTACACCGCAAGGCTGTACCATTGCAGGATTGAACGAGATGGAGCTTCATGGTTTCAGTTCTTCTTTAATCAAAGGAATCAAAACTTCATTAAAACAGATCAAGGGGTAAAGCCTTTTGGGCGTGCCACCATAAAGAAAGGGGTCAAATCATTGTAATGGTGATTCGGCCCCTTTATTTTTTGCTGTCGGGCTATCCACGCTGCTTTGGCATCTGGTTTCTATCCCTCACAGATTACCATTTCAGAATAAAATTTGCTGAATTGCTACAGACTTATTTGAATTAATTTTCATCAGAAAATATTCAGGAATAAAAAGTTTTTGCTGATTTCCCAGATTATTTTCACTATTTTCATGCGCAAAAAAAATAATATAATTTTCATAAATTCAAACTTATGCATATTGCTTTATTACCGCAATATCAATTATGCACAATTTTATAAAGTGCAGGTGTAAATGAATTAACAGCAATCTATTATACTCTTATGACTTCAAAAATTAAAATTCTTTTGTTTTTTTTTCTTGATAATTTCAGGTCTGCTTTCAGCCCAAGATAATGCAGAAATTGTAAAAATAAAAAAGGAAATTGCAGCTTTATTTCAAAAAGCAGGCAAATCAAATCTTCAAAACGTGCTAACCTATAAAATAAACGGTAAAATTGGTTTTGTAGATGCTGTAACAAATAAAAAACTTCTTAATCCAACTTCCAATTTACAAGACGTAACACTTTTTAAACCTAATATGAAAGGGCTTTATAAAAAGTTGTACAATTTCGAAATTTCGGGAGACACCTTTAATATCAATGTTGAAAAGCTCACAAATGAGGAGTTATTCCCATCGATTAGAGGAATGCAAAGTGAACGTGAAACTATTGAAGTTATTGATTCCAAAGGAGGGTTCAAAGGTTTTACCGTTGATGTAAATGGTAAGCTTACCTCTTACTCAAATCTATATTATGATAAAGTGAGTCCCTTTCTGTTTGAAGGGAAATATTATGCAATGGCAACAAAACAGACAGGTCCGGATGAATATTTTGGAGGTATTATCGATACTGATGGTGTGCCGCTGCCTCACTTCAATTTTATCCATAAATGTCTTACTCTAATAAATTATGAGAATGATGATATTTGGTTTACAGAAGGTCTTTGCAGGGGGTTAAAAGGGTCTTTTATTAGTTTTAAAGGCAAAGTTAAATTTAAGGACGAACTTGTAGGAAGTACAAACTACAGTAACAATATTTTTGAATACAATCACAACCATTCTGATGATTGGGAAGTTAATGGAATTCTTGATGTATACAATATGGAGTGGGTTATGAAACCTCAAACGGCTATTAAGATACAAGGATTAGGGTATACAAGCAAAAAGCAGCTTGATGAAAGTAAACTGGAAGAAAGATTAAATGCCAATATTTACTTCTTGGTTGAAGAGGGAAAAAAGGAATATTTCATGTATTTTAAAATGAACAAATACCTGCCGGTGAAATAGTCAGCAGCTTTATTTTTGCGGATTAAGGAGTATTTTAGTAATGTGATATGTTTTTTGAAGAATTTTAAATAGTTATTGAAATGAAAAGAATAACCGTATTCTGTGGTTCCAGTTCAGGAACTGAAGAAATTTACACTTCTCAGGCAGCTCTGCTTGGACAGAAATTAGCCAAGCGAAACATTGAATTGGTTTATGGAGGAGCCAAAGTCGGGCTTATGGGAGCCGTTGCAGACGGTGTTTTGAATGCAGGCGGTAAAGCAATCGGTGTGCTGCCAAATTTTTTGAGGTCAAAAGAAATTGCTCACCCAGCACTTACTAAATTAATTCTGGTTGATACTATGCACGAGCGAAAAACTAAAATGAATGACCTTTGCGACGGCGTAATCGCTCTGCCGGGCGGTTTTGGCACATTGGATGAACTCTTCGAAATGCTGACGTGGGGACAGCTTGGACTGCATAAAAAACCAATTGCCATTTTAAACGTAGATGGTTATTTTGATGCTTTGATTGTTTTTGTCCATACAATGAAAGAAAAAGGTCTTTTGAAAGAAGTAAATCAGCAGATGCTTTTGATAAGCAGTGATATTGATGATCTTCTGGAGAAAATGGAAAATTATACAGCACCCGCTGTTGGAAAATGGATCAATAAAGAAAATATTTAATGTTATGCCGTTTTTTTTAATTATAAAGTCTATTTAAAACGAACGGTCAAATCCGTCAATAAACTTACGCATGATATATTGTTTTGCAGAACTGTCATAATAACCCAGAATATAGTAATTTTTATAGCGTATAATGCTTGGTAAGGTTACTTCTGAGTGTTCCAGTTCAAAACGTGAAATGAAATCGACAGCGAGAGGCTCCTGGTCTTTTTTAATGTGATCTAACTTTTTATCGAATATACTCTCAAAATAAACAGTGGTGGGAATATTTTGATACTGCAAATTATTGTCGAATGAATTAAAGTCTGACAATGTATTAATGAAATTTGCAAATTGGATGTTACCAGTGCCTCCTAATGTAATCAAAATCGAATTTGAGGTTTTGTAAACTGTTAATCCTGCTTCTAAATATACTAATTGGCTCAGAAATTTGGCAGTGGTTTTGAGCTCTTTTGGTCTTTGTCCTTCAAACTGCTGCCATAAAGGAGAACTTTTAAAGGAAATAGTATCGGTTTTTGAAACGAGTATGTTTTTTATGATGGCTGCTGTGTTGTAATCTTTTATTTCAAACACCAATTCTTCGGCATTGACTTTGAATTGATATATTTTACTCTCGTGGTAATAAGAATTAGACAGGCTGACATAATTTTTGGTTGAAGTTTTCGGGAAATTTTTCTCCTGAATTTCTAAGGTTGACAGATCAATATCAAATGCCTGCGTTTCATTGTCATTATGATCAAAAGTCAGAAGCAATCGGTTTTTGAGGACGTAAAATTTTGTCTTTTGAGTGCCTTTAAATAATGGATTGAATTGGTTTGTTTCTATTTTTTCAATAGGACAGGCTTCCAGAATTTGGGTAAAGTTTATTGCTTGATTTTTACTGTTTTTGAATTTAAAAGAACTAAAATCAAGTGTTTTTTCTTCTTTTTTGCCATCTTTGAAAATGTACAGTATTAATTTTTCTTCAAATTGTTTTTGTGCAAGGATATAGAATGTATTGTTTTCCTGAA of Flavobacterium marginilacus contains these proteins:
- a CDS encoding TIGR00730 family Rossman fold protein — encoded protein: MKRITVFCGSSSGTEEIYTSQAALLGQKLAKRNIELVYGGAKVGLMGAVADGVLNAGGKAIGVLPNFLRSKEIAHPALTKLILVDTMHERKTKMNDLCDGVIALPGGFGTLDELFEMLTWGQLGLHKKPIAILNVDGYFDALIVFVHTMKEKGLLKEVNQQMLLISSDIDDLLEKMENYTAPAVGKWINKENI
- the proC gene encoding pyrroline-5-carboxylate reductase, translating into MKVHIIGGGNLGASVAIGIAKFTKDNQVTVTRRNLAPISHLKELGVTITTDNTSNIQEADVIILTIKPYQVDTVLAEILPVISSKVIASAVSGLSIENLQNKIGENHSAVRIMPNIAAQFGASATCIAFHEKNKEKAQPTVTLFQGLGTAPIIDEKLMDAATVLAASGTAFALRYIRASMQAGIEIGFDWKTALEISAQTVKGAAEMLLEEKGHPEQLIDRVTTPQGCTIAGLNEMELHGFSSSLIKGIKTSLKQIKG